In Rhodospirillales bacterium, a single genomic region encodes these proteins:
- a CDS encoding RsmB/NOP family class I SAM-dependent RNA methyltransferase, whose amino-acid sequence DATIAEFLERPLPPAARHAWLLLLIGAAQLLFLRVPAYAAVSTSMELLIRGPGRSWRGLVNAVLRGIADRGATICQDQDAGRLNTPDWLWQSWLRAYGPATTAQIADAHLREPVLDVCAKTDPEAWAAKLDGTVVLDGGIRVKASGDVAALAGFREGAWWVQDAAAQLPVRLLGDIDGRHVADLCAAPGGKTLQMAARGARVTAVDVSESRMRRLAANLARTRLAAEAVVADATGWESGRSFDAVLVDAPCTATGTIRRRPDILWQRTAGDFRALNPLQDRLLDRALQLVRPGGLVVYTVCSLEREEGENRVQGLLSRNQAAEQVAVDAATEGLPDTFVTDDGYLRTLPCHLADVGGVDGFFAARIRRRE is encoded by the coding sequence TCGACGCCACCATCGCAGAATTTCTGGAACGTCCGCTTCCGCCTGCCGCCCGGCATGCCTGGCTGCTGCTCCTGATCGGGGCCGCCCAGCTGCTGTTTCTTCGGGTTCCTGCCTACGCTGCGGTATCCACCTCGATGGAGCTGTTGATCCGCGGGCCGGGCCGGTCGTGGCGCGGACTCGTCAACGCCGTCCTGCGCGGCATCGCCGACCGCGGCGCGACGATCTGCCAGGACCAGGATGCCGGGCGTCTGAACACTCCGGACTGGCTGTGGCAGTCGTGGCTGCGCGCCTACGGGCCGGCGACGACTGCCCAAATCGCCGATGCGCACCTGCGGGAACCCGTCCTCGATGTGTGCGCGAAGACGGACCCGGAAGCCTGGGCTGCGAAGCTCGATGGAACCGTGGTGCTGGACGGCGGCATCCGGGTGAAGGCGTCCGGTGATGTCGCCGCACTGGCCGGGTTCCGTGAGGGCGCGTGGTGGGTGCAGGACGCGGCAGCGCAGCTTCCCGTCCGCCTGCTGGGGGACATCGACGGGCGGCACGTTGCCGATCTGTGTGCTGCGCCGGGCGGCAAGACCCTGCAGATGGCCGCGCGTGGGGCCCGGGTGACCGCGGTGGACGTCTCCGAATCGAGGATGCGGCGCCTGGCGGCCAACCTCGCTCGCACCCGGCTGGCAGCTGAAGCGGTGGTCGCGGACGCGACCGGCTGGGAGAGCGGACGTAGTTTCGACGCGGTGCTCGTCGACGCACCGTGTACAGCCACCGGCACGATCCGTCGCCGGCCGGACATTCTCTGGCAACGCACGGCCGGCGACTTCCGGGCCCTCAATCCGTTGCAGGACAGGTTGCTCGACCGTGCCCTCCAGCTGGTTCGTCCGGGCGGGCTGGTGGTCTATACCGTGTGCTCGCTGGAACGCGAGGAGGGCGAAAACCGCGTGCAGGGCCTCCTTAGCCGCAACCAGGCTGCTGAGCAGGTGGCGGTCGATGCCGCGACCGAAGGTCTTCCGGACACGTTCGTGACAGACGACGGGTACCTGCGGACGCTGCCCTGCCACCTGGCAGACGTTGGAGGCGTGGACGGGTTCTTCGCCGCTCGCATTCGCCGCCGAGAATGA
- the rph gene encoding ribonuclease PH translates to MSTCPVSRPSGRAADALRPIVLEPGVSKYAEGSCLAKFGDTHVLCTASVEERVPPWLRGLNRGWVTAEYGMLPRSTLTRTDREAARGRQTGRTQEIQRLIGRSLRAVVDLTALGPRQIRIDCDVVQADGGTRTAAVTGGWVALRQAIAALGDRLEEGVAPLTGQVAAVSAGIWKDRVVLDLDYAEDQHADADANFVFSADGGIVEVQGTAEEAPFSMEAFQTMLEFARGGAEELFAAQRAALGT, encoded by the coding sequence TTGTCCACTTGTCCGGTTTCCCGTCCCTCGGGTCGCGCTGCCGACGCCTTGCGTCCGATCGTGCTGGAGCCCGGTGTGTCCAAGTACGCGGAAGGTTCCTGCCTGGCGAAATTCGGGGATACGCACGTCCTGTGCACCGCGTCGGTGGAGGAGCGGGTGCCGCCGTGGCTGCGGGGTCTGAATCGGGGCTGGGTGACCGCCGAGTACGGCATGCTCCCGCGTTCCACGTTGACGCGCACCGACCGCGAGGCGGCACGGGGCAGGCAGACCGGCCGGACGCAGGAAATCCAGCGGTTGATCGGCAGGAGTCTTCGCGCCGTCGTCGACCTCACGGCTCTAGGGCCACGGCAGATCCGGATCGACTGCGATGTCGTGCAAGCCGACGGCGGCACCCGCACGGCTGCGGTGACAGGGGGCTGGGTGGCGTTGCGCCAGGCGATCGCTGCCCTCGGGGATCGCCTGGAGGAAGGGGTGGCGCCGCTGACCGGCCAGGTCGCCGCCGTCAGCGCGGGCATCTGGAAGGATCGGGTGGTGCTCGATCTCGATTACGCAGAAGACCAGCACGCCGACGCGGATGCGAACTTCGTGTTCTCCGCCGACGGCGGCATCGTCGAGGTTCAGGGAACTGCCGAGGAGGCGCCGTTCAGCATGGAGGCGTTCCAGACGATGCTCGAATTCGCGCGCGGGGGAGCGGAAGAACTGTTCGCGGCGCAACGCGCCGCACTTGGAACGTGA
- the rdgB gene encoding RdgB/HAM1 family non-canonical purine NTP pyrophosphatase: protein MKPGAPRRWSGGSLVVATGNPGKAVEIADLLAPFEVDVRRLGEFTDVLPDETGATFVANAIIKAEAAAAAAGLPALADDSGLAVAALDGAPGIHSARWAEEAGGFSEAMALLDERLRGNPDRRAAFHCALALAWPDGVTRTVEGIVEGGLVFPPRGGFGFGYDPIFVPAGDDRTFGEMDPAEKSGRSHRSDAFRKLVVACFQT, encoded by the coding sequence GTGAAGCCGGGGGCACCGCGCCGATGGTCGGGCGGGAGCCTCGTCGTCGCCACGGGAAATCCCGGCAAGGCGGTCGAGATCGCCGATCTGCTCGCTCCGTTCGAGGTGGACGTCCGCCGGCTCGGAGAGTTCACCGATGTGCTGCCCGATGAAACGGGCGCGACGTTCGTGGCGAATGCGATCATCAAGGCCGAGGCGGCCGCCGCGGCCGCAGGCCTGCCCGCGCTCGCGGATGACAGCGGCCTCGCCGTGGCGGCGCTGGATGGCGCACCGGGAATCCATTCGGCGCGGTGGGCCGAGGAGGCAGGCGGGTTTTCCGAGGCCATGGCACTGCTGGACGAGCGCCTCCGGGGGAACCCGGACCGCCGCGCGGCGTTCCACTGCGCCCTCGCCCTCGCTTGGCCGGACGGGGTGACCCGAACAGTCGAGGGAATCGTCGAGGGAGGGCTGGTCTTCCCGCCGCGCGGTGGCTTCGGCTTCGGTTACGATCCGATCTTTGTCCCTGCCGGCGACGACCGCACGTTCGGGGAAATGGATCCGGCCGAAAAGTCCGGGCGCAGTCACCGGTCAGACGCGTTTCGGAAGCTGGTCGTGGCGTGCTTTCAGACCTAG
- the hemW gene encoding radical SAM family heme chaperone HemW produces the protein MLSDLARPIALYVHWPYCRSRCPYCDFNAHVPRNRVDGDRWLRAYEAEIRHSRRLSGPGTLVSVFFGGGTPSLMPPEVTHGVLAAASTAWPLAEAAEITLEANPNSVEVGRFEAFRDAGVNRVSIGVQSLDDDALQQLGRGHTAAEARRAVETAGTTFPRFSFDLIYGRPDHDPSSWQTELGDAITLAGEHLSCYQLTIERGTPFHALAAAGRLRLPEEPVLAELFDVTSDTLAAAGLPRYEVSNHARPGAESRHNLTYWRYGDYVGVGPGAHGRVRTGSGVGGYARIRKPEAWLRAVEACGHGTETAECIPAATAGREMLMMGLRMVEGVSRAAFTERTALALDQALRPEALRRARDAGLMHADRDGVRVTPAGIRVLDALIGDVVA, from the coding sequence GTGCTTTCAGACCTAGCCCGGCCCATCGCGCTCTACGTGCACTGGCCGTATTGTCGGTCGCGCTGTCCCTATTGCGACTTCAATGCGCATGTCCCGCGCAACCGGGTGGATGGCGACCGCTGGCTGCGGGCGTACGAGGCCGAGATCCGGCACAGTCGCCGCCTGAGCGGACCCGGGACGCTGGTGAGCGTGTTCTTCGGCGGCGGGACTCCGTCACTGATGCCCCCGGAGGTCACGCATGGGGTGCTGGCGGCCGCCTCGACCGCCTGGCCCTTGGCGGAAGCTGCCGAGATCACGCTCGAGGCCAATCCGAACTCCGTCGAGGTGGGACGGTTCGAGGCGTTCCGCGATGCTGGCGTGAACCGTGTCTCGATCGGTGTGCAGTCGTTGGACGACGACGCGCTGCAGCAGCTGGGCCGGGGCCACACGGCAGCCGAAGCCCGGCGTGCCGTGGAGACGGCCGGGACGACCTTTCCGCGGTTCTCGTTCGATCTAATTTACGGGCGTCCCGACCACGATCCTTCGTCCTGGCAGACGGAACTCGGCGACGCCATTACCCTGGCGGGCGAGCACCTTTCCTGTTACCAGCTGACCATCGAGCGGGGCACACCGTTTCATGCGCTGGCCGCGGCGGGTCGACTGCGCCTCCCGGAAGAACCGGTGCTTGCGGAGTTGTTCGACGTTACCTCCGACACCTTGGCTGCGGCTGGACTGCCGCGCTACGAGGTGTCGAATCATGCCCGGCCAGGGGCCGAGTCCCGGCACAATCTCACGTACTGGCGCTACGGCGACTATGTCGGTGTCGGTCCGGGTGCGCACGGGCGGGTGCGGACCGGGTCCGGCGTAGGCGGATACGCCAGGATTCGCAAGCCGGAGGCCTGGTTGCGGGCCGTTGAAGCGTGCGGACACGGCACTGAAACTGCCGAATGCATCCCGGCTGCGACAGCAGGTCGTGAGATGCTGATGATGGGTCTGCGCATGGTTGAAGGGGTCAGCCGCGCTGCGTTCACCGAACGAACCGCACTGGCGCTTGATCAAGCGCTCCGGCCGGAGGCGCTTCGTCGGGCACGGGATGCCGGGCTGATGCACGCCGACCGAGACGGCGTCCGGGTCACGCCCGCCGGAATTCGGGTCCTGGATGCCTTAATCGGGGACGTCGTCGCCTGA
- a CDS encoding penicillin-binding protein activator, whose translation MSSAVQELPEPADVEEGSGAQEEPMASAHESEAPAPDAIQVAAIPPADEDSSTTSTGAGAPPQDVAPGPIARDAVLRVGVLLPLSGAYAATGRELFQAVEMALFEVDAELVELLPRDTASDAETARTAFLELAAEGASLVVGPLFAWTTGAVVPEAVDRGIPVLALSNDISVADREAWMLGVHPRGEVHRILGHAIEEPGQRVGLIVPESEYGDAVAEAYQLAVPPRNRSGLIRYNDDSEPSDVAQQFVDTVSGSANRPGDAILIAARGNVLRAIAAELAYRDVAPDQVRYLGLSSWRTSDLQGEPALEGGQFADLSEEAFRQFAERFRRIYGTSPSRTAALAYDASAVAANLAGIDPDTRIARLKTPQGFRGLLGAFRLLTDGAVERGLNVYEVRRDGYSLLERAPARFAPTPQG comes from the coding sequence GTGAGCTCGGCCGTTCAGGAACTCCCGGAACCGGCTGACGTCGAGGAGGGCAGTGGCGCGCAGGAAGAGCCAATGGCGAGCGCTCACGAGTCGGAGGCCCCGGCACCCGATGCCATCCAAGTGGCGGCCATACCACCTGCTGACGAGGATTCTTCAACGACCTCCACAGGAGCGGGAGCGCCGCCACAGGATGTCGCCCCCGGTCCGATCGCTCGGGACGCAGTGTTGCGGGTCGGGGTACTGCTCCCGCTGTCCGGTGCCTACGCGGCAACCGGACGCGAGTTGTTCCAAGCGGTGGAAATGGCCCTGTTCGAGGTTGACGCCGAGCTTGTCGAGCTGCTCCCCAGGGATACCGCGAGTGACGCAGAGACCGCGCGCACAGCTTTTCTCGAACTGGCTGCCGAAGGAGCGAGCCTCGTCGTCGGCCCCCTCTTTGCATGGACCACCGGGGCGGTGGTCCCGGAAGCGGTGGATCGTGGAATCCCGGTCCTGGCGCTCAGCAACGACATTTCCGTCGCTGACCGCGAAGCATGGATGCTCGGCGTGCACCCGCGGGGAGAGGTACACCGAATTCTCGGGCATGCGATCGAGGAACCGGGTCAGCGGGTCGGCCTGATTGTTCCCGAATCAGAGTACGGCGATGCCGTGGCCGAGGCCTACCAGCTGGCGGTGCCACCCCGGAACCGATCCGGTCTCATTCGCTACAACGACGACAGCGAACCGAGCGACGTCGCGCAGCAGTTCGTCGATACGGTCAGCGGCTCGGCCAACCGGCCCGGTGATGCGATCCTGATTGCCGCCCGCGGGAACGTGCTCAGGGCCATCGCGGCCGAACTGGCCTACCGGGACGTCGCACCGGACCAAGTTCGCTACCTGGGCCTCTCGAGCTGGCGCACCTCGGACCTTCAGGGCGAGCCCGCCCTGGAGGGAGGGCAGTTCGCGGACCTGTCCGAAGAAGCCTTCCGGCAATTCGCGGAACGATTCCGGCGCATCTATGGGACATCGCCGTCGCGCACCGCCGCCCTGGCGTATGACGCATCGGCCGTCGCTGCGAATCTGGCGGGTATCGATCCCGACACCCGGATCGCCAGGCTGAAGACACCGCAGGGATTCCGGGGACTGCTCGGTGCCTTCCGGCTGCTGACCGACGGGGCGGTGGAGCGCGGCCTCAACGTATACGAGGTCAGGCGTGACGGTTACTCGCTGCTGGAGCGCGCTCCGGCCCGGTTTGCGCCGACACCGCAGGGCTGA
- a CDS encoding BON domain-containing protein, which translates to MQPALLTFRGRILYLALGMVCLALLPGCAGLVVGGGGIGGMAAAQERPLERGAIDLAIKSELLSTYFQTQFDELFSRVNVLVVEGRVLLTGTVETRDLRTTAVELAQQTEGVAEVLNEIQLGPAYPITTRMNDTWISTEIRARLVAALGSGQIDFWTTTHDAVVYLVGIAENQAEIQQVTDVARNVKGVEKVVSYIILRDDPRRLPDPAE; encoded by the coding sequence ATGCAACCTGCACTTCTCACATTTCGTGGTCGCATCCTCTATCTCGCTCTCGGCATGGTGTGCCTGGCCTTGCTGCCAGGGTGCGCCGGCCTCGTCGTGGGCGGGGGCGGAATCGGCGGGATGGCGGCAGCCCAGGAACGTCCGCTCGAGCGCGGCGCAATAGATCTTGCGATCAAATCTGAATTGCTAAGCACGTACTTTCAAACCCAGTTCGACGAGCTCTTCAGCAGAGTCAACGTGCTGGTGGTGGAGGGCCGCGTCCTGCTCACCGGAACAGTGGAAACTAGAGATCTTCGGACCACCGCGGTGGAACTAGCACAGCAGACCGAAGGGGTCGCCGAAGTTCTGAACGAGATCCAATTGGGCCCGGCGTATCCGATCACCACGCGAATGAACGACACGTGGATCTCCACCGAGATCCGTGCCCGTCTGGTGGCGGCGCTGGGCTCCGGACAGATCGATTTCTGGACGACCACGCACGACGCGGTGGTGTACCTTGTCGGCATCGCCGAGAACCAGGCTGAGATCCAGCAGGTCACCGATGTCGCTCGCAACGTGAAGGGCGTCGAGAAGGTCGTCAGTTACATCATTCTGCGCGACGATCCGCGCCGCCTGCCTGATCCCGCCGAGTAG
- the gshB gene encoding glutathione synthase, which yields MPIRVAIQMDPIGSIHLPSDSTFVLALEAMARGHELFTYQPDTLTWRPGRLLATGRRVKALRREPGNHVDEGELEAVDLADFDVVLIRQDPPFDMGYVTTTHLLELLPASTLVVNDPQGIRDSPEKVLVLRFAEWMPPTLVASRPKDVVAFQAEFGRSVVKPLYGHGGNGVFLLSEGDPNLEPVLGLLGESEPVIVQQYVPSVTEEGDRRIILVEGEPVGAIDRIPKPGDIRSNLVAGGSARPAVLGDRDREICSAIGPELRRRGLLLAGIDVIGGRITEINVTSPTGIPAIERFDGISVGARFWDAVSVRRAAQSAG from the coding sequence ATGCCCATTCGTGTGGCCATCCAGATGGATCCGATCGGATCCATCCATCTGCCATCGGACAGTACGTTCGTGCTGGCGCTGGAGGCGATGGCGCGTGGGCACGAGCTGTTCACCTACCAGCCCGACACCCTGACTTGGCGACCGGGCCGCCTGTTGGCCACGGGACGGCGGGTGAAGGCGCTTCGCCGCGAACCGGGCAATCACGTCGACGAAGGGGAGCTGGAGGCTGTCGATCTGGCCGACTTCGACGTCGTGCTGATTCGTCAGGACCCGCCGTTCGACATGGGGTACGTGACGACGACTCACCTCCTCGAGCTCTTGCCAGCCAGCACGCTCGTGGTGAACGACCCGCAGGGCATTCGCGATTCGCCCGAAAAGGTCCTCGTGCTCCGTTTCGCCGAGTGGATGCCGCCCACGCTGGTAGCCAGCCGTCCGAAAGATGTCGTCGCGTTCCAAGCGGAATTCGGGCGGTCGGTCGTCAAGCCCCTGTACGGTCACGGCGGAAACGGGGTGTTCCTCCTGTCGGAAGGCGATCCGAACCTGGAGCCGGTGCTGGGTCTCCTCGGGGAGTCCGAGCCTGTCATCGTGCAGCAGTACGTGCCGAGCGTCACCGAGGAGGGCGACCGCCGAATCATCCTGGTGGAAGGCGAGCCTGTCGGCGCAATCGACCGAATTCCGAAACCTGGAGACATCCGGTCCAACCTGGTGGCCGGCGGCTCGGCGCGACCGGCAGTGCTCGGTGACCGGGATCGCGAAATCTGCAGCGCAATCGGACCGGAGTTGCGGCGCCGGGGCCTGCTGCTGGCCGGAATCGATGTGATCGGGGGACGAATCACGGAGATCAACGTGACGTCACCCACCGGGATTCCGGCCATCGAGCGGTTTGACGGGATCAGCGTCGGAGCCCGTTTTTGGGACGCGGTTTCGGTCCGAAGGGCGGCACAGAGCGCGGGTTGA
- a CDS encoding HIT domain-containing protein: MGSAEHPYDDSNVFARILRGELPCDKVFEDKHTLAFRDIQPQTRVHILVIPKGRYVSMADFSARATGPEIESLIRTIGRVAREAGVEADGYRFLSNHGEHAFQEVPHFHVHVFGGEPLGRMIKPPRG, translated from the coding sequence ATGGGCTCGGCGGAGCACCCCTACGACGACAGCAATGTCTTCGCCCGCATCCTTCGAGGGGAACTCCCCTGCGACAAGGTCTTCGAGGACAAACACACGCTGGCGTTTCGGGACATCCAGCCGCAGACGCGAGTCCACATCCTCGTCATCCCGAAAGGACGTTACGTGTCCATGGCCGACTTTTCGGCGCGCGCAACGGGGCCGGAAATCGAGTCCCTGATCCGGACGATCGGCCGGGTCGCGCGCGAGGCAGGCGTCGAGGCCGACGGCTACCGGTTTCTTTCGAACCACGGCGAACACGCCTTCCAGGAGGTGCCGCACTTCCATGTGCACGTGTTCGGAGGCGAGCCGCTCGGCCGGATGATCAAGCCGCCGAGAGGATGA
- the hisE gene encoding phosphoribosyl-ATP diphosphatase, whose amino-acid sequence MADQPATLASALNDLWTVIGARARTADPQSSYTARLLAGGVERVAQKVGEEATETVIAGVRRDPSALVNESADLLYHLLVLWQAAGVEPDAVAVELAERAQGSIHGRTGQHGQEERSTTGGEG is encoded by the coding sequence ATGGCTGACCAACCCGCGACACTGGCTTCCGCTCTCAATGACCTGTGGACGGTCATCGGCGCACGAGCCCGAACGGCTGACCCCCAGTCCTCGTATACCGCCCGCCTGCTGGCCGGCGGCGTGGAGCGGGTGGCGCAGAAGGTCGGCGAGGAAGCAACGGAGACGGTAATCGCCGGTGTCCGCCGGGACCCGAGCGCGCTCGTGAACGAAAGTGCGGACCTTCTCTACCATCTGCTGGTGCTTTGGCAGGCCGCCGGGGTGGAGCCGGACGCGGTTGCGGTCGAACTCGCCGAGCGCGCGCAGGGATCGATCCATGGCCGGACGGGCCAGCACGGTCAGGAGGAGCGCTCCACAACAGGAGGGGAAGGCTGA
- the hisI gene encoding phosphoribosyl-AMP cyclohydrolase, producing the protein MSLTDVVRFNEAGLVPVVAQQHDTGEVLMLAWMDRAAIDATLATGRVTYFSRSRQAEWVKGETSGHVQRLMELRVDCDGDTLLALVDQTGPACHMGRRSCFFRAFRDAAVTDIRPAVEGKADG; encoded by the coding sequence ATGAGTCTGACGGACGTCGTGCGTTTCAACGAGGCCGGGCTCGTCCCGGTCGTCGCTCAGCAACACGACACGGGTGAGGTGCTGATGCTGGCGTGGATGGATCGAGCCGCAATCGATGCCACGCTGGCCACCGGGCGCGTGACGTATTTCTCTCGGAGTCGGCAGGCCGAATGGGTCAAGGGTGAAACTTCCGGACACGTCCAGCGGCTCATGGAGCTCAGGGTGGACTGCGACGGTGACACGTTGCTGGCACTGGTCGACCAGACCGGACCGGCCTGCCACATGGGACGTCGTTCGTGCTTTTTCCGGGCATTTCGAGACGCAGCGGTGACGGACATTCGTCCCGCGGTGGAAGGCAAGGCCGATGGCTGA
- the hisF gene encoding imidazole glycerol phosphate synthase subunit HisF: MLKIRIIPCLDVKNGRVVKGTNFVNLQDAGDPVEQAQVYNTQGADELCFLDITASHEDRGILLDVVRRTAEQCFVPMTVGGGVRTIDDIRRLLLAGADKVSINTAAIREPELVARAAEKFGSQCIVVAIDAKRGGDGFEIFTHGGRRPTGIDAVQWARRVTGMGAGEILLTSMDRDGTRDGFDIELTRAVSDAVDVPVIASGGAGSAAHLAEAVQAGGASAVLAASIFHYGDTAIADVRRALRADGIPVRPEPQTAKERA, from the coding sequence GTGTTGAAGATCCGGATCATTCCCTGCCTGGACGTGAAGAACGGCCGAGTCGTCAAGGGAACCAACTTCGTCAATCTTCAGGACGCGGGCGACCCCGTGGAGCAAGCGCAGGTCTACAACACCCAGGGCGCTGACGAGCTCTGCTTTCTCGACATCACGGCCTCGCACGAGGATCGCGGCATCCTGCTGGACGTCGTGCGCCGGACTGCGGAACAGTGCTTCGTGCCGATGACGGTGGGCGGCGGCGTTCGGACAATCGACGACATCCGCCGGCTCCTGTTGGCGGGCGCAGACAAGGTCTCGATCAACACCGCAGCCATCCGGGAACCGGAACTCGTGGCCAGGGCTGCAGAAAAGTTCGGGTCCCAGTGCATCGTCGTAGCCATCGACGCCAAGCGCGGCGGCGACGGCTTTGAGATCTTCACGCACGGTGGGCGACGCCCGACCGGTATCGACGCGGTGCAGTGGGCGCGCCGGGTCACCGGCATGGGCGCCGGTGAAATCCTGCTCACCTCCATGGATCGGGACGGTACCCGGGACGGGTTCGACATCGAACTCACCCGCGCGGTCAGCGATGCCGTCGATGTGCCCGTGATTGCCTCCGGCGGGGCTGGTAGCGCCGCCCACCTGGCGGAGGCCGTGCAGGCGGGTGGTGCGAGCGCTGTCCTCGCTGCATCGATCTTCCACTACGGTGACACTGCAATTGCCGATGTCCGGCGCGCACTCAGGGCGGATGGCATTCCTGTGCGGCCGGAGCCGCAAACGGCGAAGGAGCGAGCATGA
- the hisA gene encoding 1-(5-phosphoribosyl)-5-[(5-phosphoribosylamino)methylideneamino]imidazole-4-carboxamide isomerase yields the protein MNLYPAIDLKDGRCVRLERGDPGRATVFGDDPADQARRFEDAGCTWLHVVDLDGAFMGGSPNTEAIKAMLEETSMRVQLGGGIRTAAAAAAWLEAGVERIVLGTIAVTDPDVARSICRTHPGRVAVAADARAGQVAIEGWAQTTDVDVETFAATASDFGAAALIHTDISRDGVLQGVNLAELHRVARASPIPVVASGGVTTVGDLERIKALGDTNIEGVIVGRAFYEGRLDVQRAARLLAA from the coding sequence GTGAACCTTTATCCCGCGATCGATCTCAAGGACGGAAGGTGCGTACGTCTGGAACGCGGCGACCCGGGCCGCGCGACCGTGTTCGGCGATGACCCGGCGGATCAGGCCCGGCGGTTTGAGGACGCGGGATGTACGTGGCTGCACGTCGTCGATCTGGACGGCGCATTCATGGGTGGGTCGCCGAACACGGAAGCGATCAAGGCGATGTTGGAAGAGACCTCCATGCGGGTCCAGCTCGGGGGGGGGATTCGTACCGCCGCCGCCGCGGCGGCTTGGCTGGAAGCCGGGGTGGAGCGGATCGTGCTCGGAACCATTGCGGTGACCGATCCTGACGTCGCGCGCTCGATCTGTCGGACCCACCCGGGGCGAGTCGCCGTCGCAGCGGACGCGCGGGCCGGCCAGGTCGCCATCGAGGGCTGGGCCCAGACCACCGACGTAGACGTCGAAACGTTTGCCGCCACCGCGTCCGACTTCGGAGCGGCTGCATTGATCCATACCGACATCTCCCGAGACGGCGTACTGCAGGGCGTCAACCTCGCCGAGCTGCACCGCGTCGCCAGAGCGAGCCCCATACCGGTCGTGGCATCAGGTGGTGTCACCACTGTGGGCGACCTGGAGCGGATCAAGGCGTTGGGCGACACCAACATCGAGGGCGTGATCGTGGGTCGCGCGTTCTACGAGGGTCGCCTCGACGTGCAGCGGGCCGCCCGGCTGCTGGCCGCTTGA
- a CDS encoding GNAT family N-acetyltransferase, translating to MTDTATDIIERFRPGELAELCDATRNALDDGIGFGWVSIPSDERLESYWKGVLVVPHRTLIVGRYRGVVSGSVQVVRPVTRDEARAFSASFDTHFVAPWARGHGLAGALLEHAEQHAAAAGFKQICLDVRVTQERAIRLYEANGYERWGTLPDYHLVEGKMIAGHFYRKKIA from the coding sequence GTGACCGACACCGCGACCGACATCATCGAGCGGTTCCGCCCGGGGGAACTTGCCGAGCTGTGCGACGCGACCCGCAATGCCCTCGACGACGGCATCGGCTTCGGCTGGGTCTCCATCCCCTCCGACGAGCGGCTGGAATCCTATTGGAAGGGAGTCCTGGTGGTGCCCCACCGAACCCTGATCGTCGGACGGTACCGCGGGGTCGTCTCGGGCTCCGTCCAAGTCGTTCGGCCGGTCACCCGCGACGAGGCGCGAGCGTTCTCGGCTTCGTTCGACACCCACTTCGTTGCGCCCTGGGCGCGGGGGCACGGCTTGGCTGGCGCCCTGCTCGAGCACGCGGAGCAACACGCGGCGGCGGCGGGCTTCAAGCAGATCTGCCTGGATGTGCGAGTGACCCAAGAACGGGCCATTCGGCTATACGAGGCGAATGGATATGAACGTTGGGGGACCCTGCCCGACTACCACCTTGTCGAAGGCAAGATGATCGCTGGGCACTTCTACCGAAAGAAGATTGCGTGA
- the hisH gene encoding imidazole glycerol phosphate synthase subunit HisH, with amino-acid sequence MITAIIDYGSGNLRSVAKAFEYVLQADGRGAEVAVTGEPAIVRKADRIVLPGVGAFADCMRGLRQIPGMTEALQRRVIDDGIPFLGICVGMQMMSRESEEHGRHPGLGWIPARVARMTSEPGYRIPHMGWNELLDVTPHPVFADLEPHAHAYFVHSYAVHADQPEHVAARTCHGGPVVAALARDNLIGTQFHPEKSQATGLRMLANFVRWMP; translated from the coding sequence ATGATCACTGCCATCATCGATTACGGATCGGGAAACCTGCGCTCGGTCGCGAAGGCATTCGAGTACGTCCTGCAGGCGGACGGGCGCGGTGCTGAAGTGGCCGTGACGGGAGAGCCGGCTATCGTCCGGAAGGCGGACCGCATCGTGCTGCCGGGTGTCGGGGCCTTTGCCGATTGCATGCGCGGCCTCCGCCAGATTCCCGGCATGACGGAGGCCCTGCAGCGTCGAGTCATTGACGACGGCATCCCGTTTCTTGGAATCTGCGTCGGCATGCAAATGATGAGTCGGGAAAGCGAAGAGCACGGACGGCACCCGGGTCTGGGCTGGATCCCGGCCCGCGTTGCCCGGATGACATCGGAGCCCGGCTATCGGATCCCCCACATGGGTTGGAACGAACTCCTTGACGTGACCCCTCACCCGGTGTTCGCCGACCTTGAGCCGCACGCGCACGCGTACTTCGTCCACAGCTACGCGGTTCACGCCGATCAGCCGGAGCACGTCGCCGCCCGAACCTGCCACGGCGGGCCCGTCGTGGCGGCGCTCGCACGCGACAACCTGATTGGTACCCAGTTTCACCCGGAGAAGAGCCAAGCCACTGGCTTGCGCATGCTCGCCAATTTCGTCCGGTGGATGCCGTGA